In the Balaenoptera ricei isolate mBalRic1 chromosome 1, mBalRic1.hap2, whole genome shotgun sequence genome, ATGGCAGGAACAATTCATGGTAAATGAAGTATAAAACACACAGAAGATCCAGTGGAGTCTGCGGGGGAAATGGCCCATATTCAAATTATAATGAGAcaatatattcttttcttcttagattccttctcattcttctctATTTTGCATTACTGTCTTCTCCTCTTTTGCTCCCTCTTCTCtttcatgtgtatattttaatcatttatcaAAAGGCACCTGATGACAACCTAATCAGAGTGCAGACGGAGGCAGGGCTCTGCGTGTGGCACCAACCTGTGGAGAGTCCAGGAGAAGGGAGGACAGGGAGAGCCCTTGATGTCCAAGACTCAGACGTCGCTGtgccaaaagagaaaaagcagtttATGTTCTCAGGATGGAAGAAGAAATACCACTTCGACAGCTCTTGCTTTGTTCCAGCCACTCAAGAACTGTCATTCAGAACAGTACACTGAAGTCATTTCTGTGACTGTCCCACAGGTCACTGTCACTGAGCTCACCACAGGCCTGATTTCAGTGTAACAACAGTCATTGACTAGTGACTGGGAGGTAATGGGGCTACAAGGTATATTTTGTCTGAAGCTATCTTCCGCTGTCAGTGAATCCCTTCTAATAGTAGTAATCAATTCTGTCTCTAAGCACAGCACAGGAGGTATAGAAAAGCAGACTGTCGGCATAGGCATTATCTGGAAGTTAGCAGTCCACAGCTAATTCCCTTTCAGAATTGGAAAAGGAATCCTGGTTTGGCTAAGGAAGGAGATTGGGCAGGATGAACTCTGTGGGTGAGAAACTCCATGTGTGGGAATGTGCTCACACGTAGTTGttttcttgatgagcttctcaaACTAGTTAGATGGGCACTGAGGTTTGGAATCAGCCTCCCTTAAAGGCTGCCCCCCATCCCTTGCCAAAGCAAAGATCAGCAAATCTTCCAAGGTGGTGGCCAGAGAAGGTCCCGGGCCTGCTGCTTCTTGGATTTGTGTCTTGTTCCCGTTTTCTGCTTCTGATTTCTAGTCATCCAGAGAGTTGTCTTGAAAACAAACATCAGACCACAAGGGACATCCTGGTTGGAAAGTCACTCTGGGGGAAGAGCAGGAAGAGCCTGATTAAAGAAACCCAACACAACACAACAGATGGTTCCCTGGGCAGAGTCCACACCTGTTCAGAGCCTGGCACACCCTGACTTTTAGGGCATTTCATTAGGCTTGTGACTACTGTCCCTAAGCCTTAACTGGTGCTGAAGCCAACATACATCTCATGAAACTTAGTCCCATGGCCACAGAATAACTTCTCACTCCTTTAAGGATAACTACAATGTATACAGTTCCACAACAGTTAGTGCAGATGGTGTACCATAAACCTGGTATCACCTGAAAGTTCCTTCCCTACTCACAGTACTTTGGTCATCACAGTTTTTGTTTTGGAGGGGTTAATAATCATGCCAGAACCTTTTTCTGTTCCTGTTCTCTCCCCATACTACACACTAAAGAAAATGTCTAGCTTGGaatcatgaaaaacaaaatggcGGGAGAGGCAGGGTAACTGAGGAGGGGGCAGAAGCATCTGGGCTTGGAGAGTGGCCTCTGGAGTACAAAGGCACCTTGGAAACCCACATCTGTGATTGTCCCCCAACAACCTCTGAGGTCACATTTGGGGGCTGAGGGATGGAACGGGCTGCTCTTGgcatttagaaagaaaacaaaatctaaataaGGCCACTTACACAAGAGACAATTAGCTGGGCAGGGACTGAAAGACTTCCTTCACATATACAGGGCATAGGATAGTTTACACTCAATAAAAcgtcaaaggaaaaaagaagtgagCTGTCCTTCATGAACACCGATGGCTACTAACCTCGGGAATGTGGACTCTTTGGGGCATTTGATGCAAGTTAGAAACCCTCACCCTAAAGGGGGTAAGGGATGGGGAGGAAGACACATATAAGCATGCATAGAGCATAGATCGTCTGCACGCAGACCTCAGAAGCCCACCTAAAGGCCTGTGGTAGTAATGACCCCTAGAATCCCTGATGCTAAATGCTTCTTAAAGCTCGTCATTAATGCTCTCGAATACTCTACACCTATGCACCTGCTACTTCTGCCTTTTTTCAGTGCTCCAGGGGCCCACACTCACTTACTTCACCTGGTCCTGGATAGAGGGAAGCGGGGGACAAAGCAGCCTGGCACCTGCGTTCCCCAAGCAGGAGGACCCGCTGCCTCCACCTGGGCCCCACTCAGCGTCTGGGGCAGGGCCCTCCTTCtcagctctccctcctccccagccccgcgGCTCCTGGACAGCGATCGTGCCCGCTGGCTCCCCGCCCGACCCGTGGAGGCTGCCTGGGCCTCACCGTCTTCTTGGCGggttccttcttcctcctcttctccgaGTTGCTGTGGTAGGGCAGGTCACGGCCGCGGTAGGACGGGCCCCGGCTGAGCTCGAGCTCGCTGTAGGGAGGCAGCGCGTCGTCGGGCGCGTCCTCCTCTTCGCCCTGCGGCGTTCCCTCCTTGTAGGTGGACTGCGGCGACCAGGCGTAGTAGGAGGCGCTGCGCGGGCCGAGCTGCGCGCTCAGCTTGGACGGCGTCTCGAGGCTGCCGCCGCGGCTGGCGCCCTCGGGCAGCGCCTGCCGCTCCACCCCAGCGCCCCGGAACGAGTGGTCGTACTTGGGCGCGGCGCCCGGCGTGCGGCTCACCAGGCGGGGCAGGTGTGCGTCGTCGGGCGGCCGCCGGCGCGGGGGGCTGTAGGACCAGCCGCGGTCCGCGTCGGTCAGGGGCTCCCGGCTGCGGCTCCGCTGCCCGTAGTACTCCTCCAGCGAGCCGTCCTGGTAGAAGCCCCCGTGCGCCCGCGCCTCTGAGCGCTCGAAGCGGCTCCCGCCCCGGGCCTCGTGGTTGTTGCCGTCCGCCCTGCGGGACCGCGGGCCGTAGGAGTCAGCGAAGGCCGCCAGCTCGTCCATGGAGACGGCCGGTACCCCGGTGGCGAAGTTCTTCCGCGACAGCATCTCGGATTTGGAGCGCTGCTGGCTGCGGGCAGAGGAGGCGCTGGTCAGTCCAGGTAAGCCGTGCGCGAGGCAGGGAGCTTGAGCGGGGATCTAAGGGCCCCTGTCGTATCTGGGGCCTCTGTCAGGAGACCGAGGTCCGAACCACGGCTCCGCTCCTGGCTGGATGAATCACCTCGGGCATCTCTCACGCCTCAGAATCAACAAACAACAAGCTCAAGGCGGCCATGCCCATCTCGAGTGTTAGTGTTAAGGATCAAGATGGGGTTGTGTGGGTAAAAATACTTTGTGATCTACACGGTGCTGAAACACACGTTGGGCCTTCTTTTGGCCATTATGACGTGACCTCTGGTTGACAGCCTCCTGACTCACTCCTCACACCCTCAAAGCCAGCGTGGGTGATGTGGGCCTGCAGTACACACAGCGGTGGCCCACAGAGTCCCTGTAATATTTGGTGACAAACAGAGGACTTTTCCTTCCTCAGAGGCGAGGGCAAGTTACCTCTTGGGGTGGCAGGCAAGAGGGAGCCTGCAGTTGGTACTTTGAGAGAAAAGCAATATCTACTGCCCTTCAAGATACAGGATAGGTGAGTGGGGAAGGTGCTATCCGGAGGGCACTGGCTACACAAAACTGGACAGACAACTTGTCCGCCCCACATTCATTGGCCATGTCACCCAGGGTAAGTTCCTTAGCGTTTGTAAGTTTCAGTTTCCCCAACCTAAAATGGGGACATTAATAGTACCTCCCTTTTAGAATTATGAGACTCAAATGCAACAGTATAACATGTTTGGCATTTGACCTTTCACAAAACAAATGATCAAAAATGATGGAGGGGgtgcttccctggcggcgcagtggttgaaaatctgcctgccaatgcaggggacacgggttggagccctggtctgggaagatcccacatgccgcggagcaactagacccgtgagccacagctactgagcctgcgcgtctggagcctgtgctccgcaacaagcgaggccgcgacagtgagaggcccgcgcccggcgatgaagagtggcccctgcttgccgcaactagagaaagccctcggacagaaacgaaggcccaacacagccaaaaagaaggaaagaaagaagctttcattaaaaaaaaaaaaaaaaaatggtggaggTGATGGGTGGGGTTTTTTAGAGGTTATAGGATAAAACATGAGAAGAGCAGAGAAATGTTAACAAGGTTCATTAAGGGGTCTAGAGTACCCTCTTCAAAGAGCCTTGAGTGATTACTTCTGCACATGGTGTCCCAAGTGTTCCCTTGCTTAATACATGTGGGAAAGGGATGTTCAACAGCCCACAGAGAGATGTGGCAGGATAACCTAGAAGGGCAGACAGAGATGCTGTTGGATCACAGCAGCCTCCGATGCACCCTGCCTCCCGGCTCCTGTCCCCGCACGCCCAGCACCAGCGTCGCCCTGCCACGGCCGTCTTCACCTGTGCCTGAAGCTCTCCAGATCCTCTTTGTTATACTCCATGGCCGAGGGCCCCCGGCTTGCCCCGCTGCTGCCTCGAATGACGCCTGACCAGTAGTCAGGATTGCTCTCCAAGTCCCCGGACACAGGGAACTGTTTGCTTCGCATCTGATGGTAAGACTGGCGGAAACTGCTGTCTTCCTCATGCAGGGAGCTGAGTTCCGAGATGGTGTTGTTATCTGCAGGGACAAAAAACCAGGCATGACACAGCTTCCTACCCATAGAACAGAATGGGAACCCGGTTAACGGCTGAGACTAGTGGCTTTGGGAAACTCCCACCCGAGGGCCTCAATCCTGTCCAGGGTGGGTTGTAGACCTGAACTAGTGGTATTTGTGTTCTTAGCTCAGCAGGAACTGGCTCCAGCTAGAAGCCCACTTGCCTACAGAGAGGC is a window encoding:
- the ILDR2 gene encoding immunoglobulin-like domain-containing receptor 2 isoform X4 encodes the protein MDRVVLAWVALFWLTAIAGGLQVTVPDKKKVAMLFQPTVLRCHFSTSSHQPAVVQWKFKSYCQDRMGESLGMSSPRAQSLSKRNLEWDPYLDCLDSRRTVRVVASKQGSTVTLGDFYRGREITIVHDADLQIGKLMWGDSGLYYCIITTPDDLEGKNEDSVELLVLVRKGYRIQADKERDSMKVLYYVEKELAQFDPARRMRGRYNNTISELSSLHEEDSSFRQSYHQMRSKQFPVSGDLESNPDYWSGVIRGSSGASRGPSAMEYNKEDLESFRHSQQRSKSEMLSRKNFATGVPAVSMDELAAFADSYGPRSRRADGNNHEARGGSRFERSEARAHGGFYQDGSLEEYYGQRSRSREPLTDADRGWSYSPPRRRPPDDAHLPRLVSRTPGAAPKYDHSFRGAGVERQALPEGASRGGSLETPSKLSAQLGPRSASYYAWSPQSTYKEGTPQGEEEDAPDDALPPYSELELSRGPSYRGRDLPYHSNSEKRRKKEPAKKTSDFPTRMSLVV
- the ILDR2 gene encoding immunoglobulin-like domain-containing receptor 2 isoform X3 → MDRVVLAWVALFWLTAIAGGLQVTVPDKKKVAMLFQPTVLRCHFSTSSHQPAVVQWKFKSYCQDRMGESLGMSSPRAQSLSKRNLEWDPYLDCLDSRRTVRVVASKQGSTVTLGDFYRGREITIVHDADLQIGKLMWGDSGLYYCIITTPDDLEGKNEDSVELLVLGRTGLLADLLPSFAVEIMPEWVFVGLVILGVFLFFVLVGICWCQCCPHSCCCYIRCPCCPDSCCCPQAFRKGYRIQADKERDSMKVLYYVEKELAQFDPARRMRGRYNNTISELSSLHEEDSSFRQSYHQMRSKQFPVSGDLESNPDYWSGVIRGSSGASRGPSAMEYNKEDLESFRHSQQRSKSEMLSRKNFATGVPAVSMDELAAFADSYGPRSRRADGNNHEARGGSRFERSEARAHGGFYQDGSLEEYYGQRSRSREPLTDADRGWSYSPPRRRPPDDAHLPRLVSRTPGAAPKYDHSFRGAGVERQALPEGASRGGSLETPSKLSAQLGPRSASYYAWSPQSTYKEGTPQGEEEDAPDDALPPYSELELSRGPSYRGRDLPYHSNSEKRRKKEPAKKTSDFPTRMSLVV